The DNA window TTGCCTGCCCGTCATTCAACCTGATCTACCACTCCCGGCCGGTCAGTCTCTCGTACGCCTCGGCGTACTTGGCGCGGGTGCCGGCGACGACTTCCTCGGGCAACGCCGGGGCCGGTGGCGTCTTGTCCCACGGCTGGCCTTCCAGCCAGTTGCGGACGAACTGCTTGTCGAAACTCTCTTGGTCGCGGCCGGACTGGTACTTGTCCGCGGGCCAGAACCGGCTGCTGTCGGGCGTCAGGATCTCGTCCACCAGGATCAGTCGGCCGTCGGGCATCTGCCCAAACTCGAACTTGGTGTCGGCGATGATTACCCCCCTGCCGCGGGCGTAGTCCGCGGCACGGGTGTAGATCGACAGCGTCCGGCAGCGCAGCTCGTCGGCGAGCGGCTGACCGATCCGCCGGACGGTCTCGGCGAAGTCGATGTTGATGTCGTGCCCGCTCTCTTCCTTGGTGGCGGGCGTGAAGATCGGGTCGGGAATCTGGTCGCACTGGCGCAGCCCCCACGGCAGCGATACGCCGCAAACGGTCTGGGACTTCTGGTATTCCTTCCACCCCGACCCGGCGAGGTAGCCGCGGGCGACGCACTCGATCTGGATGACCGACGCTTTCTTCACGAGCATGGACCGCCCGGAAAGCTGGTCGGCAAAAGGCTTAAGGGCCGCGGGATAATCGGCGACCTCGGTCGCGATCAGGTGGTTCTCGATGTCTTTGAACATCGCGAACCAGAACAGGCTGAGGGCGGTGAGGATGCGCCCCTTGTCGGGGATGCCGTTGGGCATGATGCAGTCGAAGGCGCTGATTCGGTCGGTCGCGACGATCAGCAGGTTCTCGCCGAGGTCGTAGACATCGCGAACCTTTCCCCGGCGGACGGGGAACGGGAGATCACTTTGGAGCAGTGCGGCGGTCATGGACCGGATCATTAGGGACGGGCTGGTGAAATGCAATCGGTTGGACGTCGCGACAGACTGCGCACTTGGGGGAGATCACGCGGCCGTCGGCGCTCGTCCGAGATAGCGAGAACTCCGAGCGGTCCCAGAATGGAACGCCAAGACGCCGAGACGCCAAGAGTTTCGGTCCTTTGATTTCTGTCCTTGGTGTCTTGGCGTCTTGGCGTTCATTTACTTTTGCATTTGGGTCAGGCACGCAGAGGAACCGCAGATTTCGCAGATGACGCAGATTCGGGAGAAGACAATCTGCGTCATCTGCGAAATCTGCGGTTCATGTGCCCGGGCCAGGGGGTTACTCCCGATTGCAACTTTGCAGCGATACGTCACATTACTTCCCATGCAACCACGCCTGCTCATGATCGTTGTCGCTTTGCTTGCCCTGCCTTCACTGGTGGCGGCGGCGGATGCGCCGTTTCCCGGGAAGAAGAGTGCCTGGAACGGGTTCGACCGGTATGACTTTGAAGTCGCCGGTAAACCCTGCCTGGTGGTCGTGCCGAAGGAGGCCGCGCCGGGCAAGCCGTGGGTGTGGCACGGGGAGTTCTTCGGGCACAAGCCGGCGCCGGATATCGCGCTGCTGGGCAAGGGGTATCACATTGCGTACCTGAAGCTGTCCGACATGCTCGGCTGTCCGGACGCGGTGAAGCTGATGGAGGCGGGCCATACCGAACTGACGACGAAGTACGGGCTGTCGCAGAAGCCGGCGATGGTGGGACTGAGCCGCGGCGGCCTGTACGTGTTCAACTTCGCGATCGCCAACCCGCAGAAGGTGTCGTGCATCTACGCCGACGCGGCGGTGTGCGACTTCCGAAGCTGGCCGGGCGGCAAGCCGCGCGGGCTGGGCGCGGGCAAGGGGAGCGATCGCGACTGGAAGCTGGTGCTGGAGCGGTACGGGTTCAAGAGCGACGCCGAGGCGATCGCGTACAAGGGCAATCCGGTGGACAACCTTAAACCGCTGGCCGACGCGAAGGTGCCGCTACTGCATGTCTTCGGCGACGCCGACGACACGGTGCCGTGGGAGGAGAACACGAAGGTGATCGCCGAGCGGTACGAGAAGCTCGGCGGGTCGATCACGCTGATTCGCAAGAAAGGCGTGAACCATCACCCGCACGGGCTGGACGACTCGACGCCGATCGTGGAGTTCATCGACAAGGCCGCTAAGAGTGCGAAGTAGCGCGGGCGTTTGTAGGACGTTGATACGAGAGAGGCGACACCCGATCAGGACGGCTTCGTAGTCAGGTCGAGCGGCGGCACGGCGTTCAGGCGGATGAGCGTGGAGCGGGCCCACTCGTTCCACTGCGGGCGGGCGTCTTTCATGATCAGTTCCTGCAGCAGGCGACGGGTTTCGACATCGGTATCGCCCCGCCGGACACGGGCACGGGCAAGGTTCGCCAGGTATTCGACGCCCGCCGGATCGAGCTTGTACGCCTCGGTGTAGGCGTCGACCGCCTTGATGAGCTGGTTGGCGCGTTCGTAGACGAGGCCGAGGTTGTTGTGGGGTTCCGGCCGACGCGGCATCAGGCGCGCGGCCTCTTCAAACTCCCACGCGGCCTGGTAAAGGTTGCCGGTGTGGTAGTAGACGAGCCCGAGGTTATTCCGCGCCTGGCCGAAGCCGGGATCGGACGCGAGCGCGCTTCGGAGCAGGGGTTCGGCTTCGGTGTACTTGGCTTTCTCGATGAGCAAAACGGCGGCCTCGTTGTCGGCCTTGGCCTTGCTGATCGAGTCGCCGGCTGGTGGCTTGGATTCCGGCGCACAGCCGCCGACAAACGACGACAGGAGCAACGCCAGAAGTGCGATCGTCATCGCGAGCGAGGGGTGCGATCGGGTCGGGACATTGGGGGTCAAGCGTGGCTCCACCGGATGAGATTGTCGGGTCGAACGGGCATCGGTCATGAACCAAGATTCGTCAATTGGCCGGCCGCTTACCCGACGGCCGCAGGCGATACGACACGGTCACCACGGCGGACCAGGTTTCAGAAGAAGGTTCGCCGGCGGCGGAAGGCGTGGCTGAGTTGGTCGCGGGCGAGCCTTCGGAAGCCGGCGCGGCGAGCTCGATCATCTGGGTTCGCGAGGTGGGATCGGTCTCGGCCAAATGGTGAAGGAACCGCGTGAGCTGTTCGAGATTGACGTTGCCGAACTGGAGGTAGCCGGTGACTTCGCGGGCTTCGTCAGCGCCTGAGTTGCCGGGCTTGGTCCAGACGATTTCCCGAAGACGGTCGGCGATGCCGGCGGCCGCGACGGACTGGCGAATGCCGGATTCGAGAGCGCCGTTGGCGCCAGCGCCCGCCCCGGCGAGGCCGGACGGGCCGGTTGCCGGGCCGCCGATCAGACCGACCTGCCCCGCCGCGAGCCGGCGTGCCGGGTCGGCCAGGAACTGTCGGCTGTCGACGAGCTCCCGCTCGGCGGCGGCGGCCTGCGTGGCGGCGGCATCGAGGCGCACCAGCGCAAAGCCGGCGGCGACCGCGGCGATCAGGCAGAGGATGGCGAGGAGTCGCGTCATGAAGTTACTTGGCAGTTCTCACGTTTGCTGTCATCGAGCGGCCGTCGCGGCGGTGGTCGCGCCGCCGAGGGTAAAGTTCCAGTGGCCATCGGTGCCACGCCGGGCCTGCGAAACAGAAACATCCGGGTGGCCGGCGCGGATCGCGGTGGCGAGCTTTTCGATGTCGTCGTAGCTGCGGGCACGGCCGGACAGTTGGAAGGTCGTTTCGGCGAACATCGTCGTATCGATCCGAATGTCGTTGTTGTCAGGCAGGAGCTTGATGACGTCGCGCAGCGTGCGAAGGGCCGAGCCGGACGCCGACTTCGGTTTGCCCGTTCCCGTGCCATCGACTGTGCCCATTGAGACCGCCCCGCCGGCAATGCTGTTCGACCAGGACCTGCGTTCCTGAGCCAGCAGCGTTCGGACTTCGTCGGCGGTCGCCGAGCCCAGTGCGGCGGGGAAGGCCGATCGGACGTCGGTGAGCTTTTGCGCGTCGGCCGTCTCGGCGGCGTGCAGGTATTGCTGTGACCGCACGAGCGCGGCCGCCGCGACCGCCGTCAGAAATACGATCGCCGCCGCCGCCACGGCCCGCAGCCCACCTCGATACGCCCGGAACCGATCGGCCGGGGCGAGGGCATCGCGGCGAAGGTCGATCGCGGCAGCGCCGGAAGTCCCGAGCATCGCCGCACCGGCGAGCGCCGCGGCGGCGGGCGAAAGGGCATGCTTCTTCGCCACGGCGACCGATGCCTCGGCGAGAACGGAGTCGGGGATGTCGCTGCCCAACTGTTCGATGACCAGATCCGTACCGAGCATCGCCCCGAGCCAGTCGATGCGCCGGGTGATGTCGGCCGGCGTACCAGCGCCATGGAACCAGCCGATCGGCGATCGGCCTTGCAGCGCGATGATCTCAAAACCGCCGCCGAAGCCCGCCGTGCAGACCAGCGCACGCGATGGAGCGGAAGCCGATACGGCGGTTCGTGCCGCGGGATTGGCCGTCGAAATACCGGCGGCGATCAGCAACGCCAGGGGCGCGATCGATCGGACCGTCACGCCGGCGGCCTCCAGGGCATCGACCCACGGCCGCACGCGTTCGGTGCGGGTGCAAACGCCCAGGCACATGTCGCCGGCCGGGGAGATTATGAAGTCGGCGACGACCGATTCGGCGGCGATGGGCAGGCGTTCTTCGAACCGGTAGAGCATCGCCTTGTGATCGCCGCGTGGCAGCCCGGTTACCGGGAATGTCGCCGCGAGACACCACGACGACGGCAACGCCAGAACGAGCGGCTTGCCGGCGACGCCGGCTTTCTGAACGGCAGCGGCGAGCGACATCGGGTCGCTGTCGGCACCGGCGATGGTCGTCCACGCGGCAACGCCGTTCACGACCTGGCCGATACGCCATGCGTCACCCTGGCGCGGGGAATCGCCGGGCTGTTCGGGAGGGACGAGAATGACGTGGCTGATGGACACGATGGAACAACTTCGTCTACAGCTGCCATCACTGCCGATCCACGACAGGGCCGATCTGCGGCTCCTCGATGGGATCGGGCTGCGGCATGGACAACGGCGTCGTGGGCGTGGGCTCGGGTGTTTCGGCGACGCGGCGAAGCGTGATGCGCTGGCCGTTTTGTTGCAGATCGACTTCCGACGGCCGAACCGCGACGACCGTGCCGACACCGGCGATCGTCTCGCCGACCTGGCGTGCTTCGACATTACCCGCGGCATCGCGAATCAGTGCGATGCTGTCGCCGATCGTCCCGACGACCGCGACTGAAGTGCCGGACACCGCGGGCGCGACCGTTGCCTGCACACCGGTCACCGGGCCCGCCGCTTCGGGCATTGCGACGGCAGTTTCGAAGGACGGGCGCAGCCGGCGATTCCAGACGCGCTCGAACTCCGGCAGCGAAGGCAGGACTGCTGTCGTGGGTCGGGTGTCGGGCTTACCGCGGGCGAGCAAAGCCGACTCGCCACCGCCCGGCGACGCCGGCAACAGCAACGCGCCGGCGACCACGCCCACCGCCAGCAGGACCAGCAAGGCGGCGGTAGAGCGGAGCACGAGGTTGACGCGACGAGTGTTCAAAGGTGAATGGTCACCATGGTTCTGACGGCAATCACTTGCGATACGCGTGGATTGTAACCGGGAAAGGCCGGAATTGAGCTAGAGTTTTGGAGATCCGCTACCAGGACTGCACATGCCACTTCGGCGACTGGATATCGGACGTGTCGAGCACAGCGAAGCTGAGCCACCGCCGACCGCCGGTACCGGCCAAGATTCGGATGGAATGGCGGGTCGAGCCGTCGGCGAAGCCGGAGACGATGCGTGCCGACGATTGCGCCAGGCCGGCGCTGTCGATCAATCGCCGGATCGGGCTGCGACCGGCCGATGGCGGCGTGGCCGCCGATCGCATGAGCGAAACCGATCGGCCGTCGCCGTGGAATATCTTGTCGCGCAGCTCGATCAGGCGGCTGATTTCGAGGGTGGTCAGCGGCGGACTGGCGGCCAGGCGAAGGGCGGGTTCGGACGCCCGGCGGATGTTGATCCGGCCGCCACCCCAGCACGTCATCAGGTCGGCCACCGCCGGGCCGCCACCGGCGGGCGGACGAAGCCAACGGTCCGGCGAAATCCCGTCGAAAACCTGCCCGTAGCTGCCGATCGGCGGCGGCGTGGTCGCGGCGGCGGCGGCTCCGGGCACCATGGTGCCAACTTCCGGCCGAAGCCTGACCTTGTCTGCCAGCCCGTAGCCCGACAACGCCCGACGAACGCGCGACTCGACGGTCTGGACCTCGACCTCGGCGAGCATGGCATTGATATCGGCCTTGGCCTGTTCGTCGGCGATGGTCAGTTCGAACGTCTGCCCGCCGAGACGCAGGGTTGTCGTCAGGACCGGCGTTGCCTTGCCGTCGCGTTGCTCGCGGGCGTCGAGCAGTTGCTCGGCGATCGGCAGGATCGCCTGGCGGCAACTGACCTCGCCCCAGCGACGCTGCAGGTCGTCACGCGCGGCCCGGGCATCGACGGCGTGGCGCATCGACGAGCGACCGATCCCGACGAGCAGCGTCGCCGCAAGCACCAGGACGCCGAGCGTGACGACGAGGATGTAGCCGCGCCGCTGGTGCCGACTACGGGGTGCGTGTGTCAGGCAGGCAAGCGTATCGAGGGTAGTCACCGCAGCCACAGCGTTTCCTCCACTACGCGGGCCGGGAAGACAATGCGGACACGCACCTGCCGTGGCATCACGCCAACCTCGGGCGAGGCCGCGATGACGTCCAACTGTGTCACGCCGACCGCCACCAGTTCCGACCACGCGGGCGGCCGGGCCGGGTCGTCGAGGTCCCGTTGTTCGCGAATGAGGCACGTGCGACCGGAGGACGCCTGTCGGTCCGCGCGAATGCGATACGTGATCTCTGACAGCCGCCCGGCCGGTGCACGCGTGCTCTTGTGCAATCCGCCGTGGCCCACCATCGTGACGACCTGCCCGTTGTCTGCTGTGGTAAGCGATCGCGCGTTGGTCAGATCCTGCCGAAGCAGTTGCACGAGTGCTTGCGCGTCGGCCGGCGACGGAGAGGCGGTCAGCTTCGCCAGTCGCTGCCGGTCGCGGCTGATGGAAGCGCTCGCCGCCAGAAGTGCGGCAAGAAGGACCGTGCTCAGCACGGTCGCGACGACAACTTCAATGAGCGTGAAGGCCGGCCGGCGGGTGTGGCATCGGATGCTTTCGCGAGAACGCGTCATCTCAGTCGGCCTCCCGCCGTGCAGCGGCACTGCCGTATTCGTCGGGCAGGACAAACTCCACGGCCAGCACGAAGCGGTCGGCGCGAGCTGTGACGTTGTCGGCGGTGCGGTGAACTTCGAGCCGGACGGTTTTGACGCCGAGCCCCTGCGCCGCCGGATCGATGATCCGTCGGGTCGTCCAACGGCAGGACTCGACGCCGCCGAGGACGCCTTCGCCGTTCATGGGTATGCGATCCGGAGGGCCCGCAAGCCACTGGCCGATCAGGGTGTCGACGGCATGCGTGGCTTGAAGCTGGCGGTCGGCGTCGGCCCACTGCTGAAGGAACCGTCCGCGGGCAATGAAGACGGCGGAGAGGACTGTCGTCATCAGCACCAGGCCGGCGACGACCTCGGTGATCGTCAGGCCGTGGCGGCGCGGCCTGAGCGCAGTCGCGCTGAGCGGGCTTGCAGCACGCGCGGCGTTACCGGCGTGGGCCGGTCCGCACGGTTTCGAAAATGGCGTCAACCGCCGACTCATCATTGACCTCGGTGACCTGGCCCGTCAGCCCGGCGAACAGCAGCCAGTGCTCTTTGCCGCCGCCCGACAGGCAGACGGCATACGTCGGCGTGCGACCATCGATGGAGCAGGGAACCGTCGTTCGTCCTTCACCGGCCGTGGCAGGTGAATCGGGCAGACGGACGCGTTCGATTCGGTAGCCCGATGGCAGAACGCCGCGATACGCCAGGAACGGCTCGCCCTGGCCCCGGTCGTCGAAGCGGGTCATCGAACCCTCGTAGGGATCGAACTGCATCGTCACGGGACGGCCGGTGTTTCGCGCCGCAAGCCGGGCGGTGCCGTCAAACGTTTTTATTCGGTCGAGCACGTCGGCCGTGCGAACGGAGGCTACGGGTCCGGAAAACGACCAGGCGACCGCGCCGGCGAGGATCGCCATCAGCAAGGCGACAGCCGCGACCTCAATCAGCGTGAAGCCGGGGCGGCGGAAATTGCTCGGCCGACGGCTTGGCACGCTACTTCCCTTTGGCGGCGATGGTTTCGGCGTCCCAGTTGCTCAGGTCGGCGTCGATGCCGGAGCCGCCTTCGCGGCCGTCGGCACCCAGGCTGATGACGTCGTAAGCGCCGCCCCGGCCCGGCCGAACATACACATAGGGCCGGCCCCAGGGATCGCTGCGAAGCACCTTGATGTACTCGGGCACGAGCGACTTGAGTCCGTCGCGCAGCTCGGGGAACTGCCCCTTCTCGCCGTAATAGAGATCGATCGCGCCGGCGTAGTTGGCGATGTCGGCCCGGGCCTTGCGCACCTTCGCCTTGTCGAGATGGTTGGTGACGGCGTAGGTGACCACGCCGGCGAGCAGGCCGATGATCACCACCACCACCATGATCTCGATGAGCGAGAACGCGCGGCGACGTGGATGACGTTGGACTGAATCTTCAACCGATCGCATTTCCGGCCTCGAGAATGGGTAGCACCGTCGCCAGGATGATGAACAACACGATAACCGCCAGCACGATGATCAGCACCGGTTCCAGGATTGCCGCCAGCCGCTGGCTCGACGAGCTGACCTGCTGATCGTATGCACGTGCGAGCCGGTCGAGCACGTCTTCCAGCCGGCCGGTCTGCTGGCCGACGGCAAACACCTGCACGACGGTCGCCGGAAACGCCTGGGTTTTGGCGAGCGCATCGGCGATGTCGCCGCCGGCGGAGACGGCCTGCTCGCAGCGGCCCAGGGCGTCGGCGAGGACCGCATTGCCGACGGTTCGCCGGGCGATGCGCAGTGCCTGCACGAATACCACGCCGCTCCGTAGGAGCGTGCTGAGCACGATCGCCACACGGACAACCGCCTGCTTTCGCGCGAGTGGTCCGAACACCGGAAGCCGCAGCAGGACCGTATCGCGCGTCCGTCGGCCACGTTCAGTTCGAAGGAACGCCGTCAGGGCAATGACCGACACCGCGACGACCGACAGCAGCAGCCACCACCAGGCGAGCAGGAAGTCGCTCGCGCCTTTGACGATCCGCGTGGGCAAGGGCAGTTCCTGCCCCTGCTCCAATAGCGGTTCAAGAATCCGTGGCACCACGAACGTCATCAGGAACAGTGCCGCAAGCACCGCCATCGACAAGACGATCGACGGATACACCAGCGCGGTGCCGATCCGGCCGCGGAGCTGGTCGGAACGCTCGCGAAAGTCTGCCAGTGTTTCGAGCGAAGCGTCCAGCGTCCCGGCGTCTTCGCCGACGGCGGTGATCGCGTGGCAGAACTCGTCGAAGACCCTGGGCTGTTCGCGCATCGCGGCGGCCAGCCCTGTGCCTGACGTCACGCGCTCGCGCAGTTGCAGCAAAACCGACCGGAACCGGCCGCGATGCAGCGTTGCGAGCGTTTCCAATGCCTCGGGCAAGGGCACGCCGACGTTCAGCAGGGTGGACAATTCGCGGACAAACGCCGTGACGTGATGACGGTCGCGACCACTGGTCAAGAACCGCTGCTTGCGTATCAACGGCTCTGCGGCAGGGTCAACGACTTTCGGTTCGACGACCGATGTTGAGGACAGATCGCGCACCATCAGGCCCCTGCCGCGGAGCAGGTCGCGGGCCTGCCGCGGGGTGTCGGCGGTTACCGTGCCCCGCTGTTCGGCGGTGCTTTGTCCATCGGTGGCTCGGTAGGTGAACAGGGGCATGGTCGCTGCACAGAACGGCATCAGGCGATGCGCGGGCCTTCGATCTCTTCGCCTTCCAGCGTCACGCGTTCCACTTCGCCGATGGTCGTCACGCCGGCCAGAACCTTGGCCACGCCGTCTTCGCGAAGGGTTCGCATGCCAGCGGCAATCGCCGCGTCCTTGATCCGTCCGGCATCGGCCTGCGTGGTGATGAGCCGACGGATCGGCTCATCGACGACGAGTAGTTCGAACATACCGAAACGGCCGCGGTACCCGGTCCGACGGCAGGCGTCGCAGCCGCGGCCGCGTCGCATGCCGGCCGTCTGGCTGGCATCGACGCCGAGCCATCGCAGCCCCGCCGCGGTCGGCTTGGCGCGAGCGGCACAGCCGCCGCATATCCGCCGAACCAGCCGCTGCGCCAGTACGGCCCGAAGCGAGCTGGCGACCAGGTAGGGCTCGATGCCGAGGTCCATTAGTCGAGTGACTGCGCTTGGAGCGTCGTTCGTGTGCAGGGTACTGAACACCAGGTGCCCCGTCAGCGCCGACTGGATCGCCATCGACGCCGTCTCGCGGTCGCGAATCTCGCCGACCATGATGACGTCGGGGTCCTGTCGCAGCACGCTGCGAAGCCCGCTGGCGAAGGTCATGCCTTTGCGATCGCTGACCTGCGTCTGGCTGATGCCTTCGAGCTGATACTCGATCGGATCTTCCAGCGTCAGCACGTTCTTTTCCGTGCTGTTGATTCGCCGCAGGGCCGAATAGAGCGTGGTGCTTTTCCCGCTGCCGGTCGGCCCGGTGACCAGGCTCAGGCCGTGCTCGGCGGAAATCAGGCGACCAAACCGGGCGAGGGTTTTGTCGTCCATGCCGAGATCGGTCAGCTCGTACAGGCGGGCGCTTTTGTCGAGCAATCGGATGACGACGCGCTCGCCGTAACTGGTCGGCAGGCTGGCGATGCGCAGGTCAACCGACCGCTCGCCGATCGACACCGTCGCCCGGCCGTCCTGGGCCAGCCGTTTCTCGGCGACGTTCATTCGGCCGATGACTTTCATCCGGCCGACGATTTCTTCCTGAACGCCCTTCGGCAGTTCGAAGCTGTCGTACAGCACGCCGTCTATGCGGGTACGAATGACCAGCCGTTGCTCGTAAGGCTGAATGTGAACGTCGGACGCACCAGACTGCGCCGCCTCGAACAGCAGCAGGTTGACCAGCCGAATGACCGGGGCGCGGGCGGCGTTGTCGAGAAGGTCTTCCCGCGAAACCAGTCGGCGTACTTCGTCGATCAGCGCATCGCGTTCCGCGGCGCTTTCCTGTTTGGGCTGGGCGGCGGCGGTAGCTTTGGCGGGCTTGCGAAGGCTGTCGATCATCGCCTGCGCCTGGCCGGTCTGGCGCTCGTAGGCGGCGTTGATCGCCGAGGCGATCGCGGCCGGGGGCGCGAACATCGGATCGAGACCGACGCCCAAAAATCGTTCGACGACATCGAGCAGATCCAGCTTCCCGGCGTCGCCGATCACCAGGACCGGCCGGTCACCGGGCGTCTTTCCCTGCATCGCGATCAGGTTGTGCTGACGGGCGAATGCGATCGGTGCCTCGGCGACAAACGCTGGTAATGCTGTTCGATCGGCAAGCCCCGGCGCGAACGGAACACCCAGCGAGGCCGAAGCCGCCCGTAGCACCGCCACCTCATCGAATCCCGCGGCCGCAGCGGCGGCGGTAAGCACAGGCAGACCGCCGCGATCGGGCAGCGCAGTGCCCTTTGCGTCCGGCGATGAAGGCCGCAGGCCGCTGATTCGGTTGCGAAACTGGAGCAGGCTCTGGGACATCTTTGACGGTTTACCGTGCCGGCACGGGGTTGCTCTGCGGGAAGTCGCCGGGAATGCTCGCCGCCAGCCCGTTCTGGACGGACAGGTACTTGAGATCTTCAAACTTGTCGTCCCGCAGGATGACCGGGCGGATAAAGACGAACAGCGTTGTATCGGTCGACGATTTGGTGCGGGTGCCGAACAGGATGCCCAGACCGGGGATGTCACCCAGGAACGGAATCGAATCCATCGTCCGCCGCAGGTTCTTCACGGACAGGCCGCCGACCACGATCGTGTGCCCGTCGGGAATGGTGACCGTGCTGTCGACCGCATTCTTCTGGCTCGGCGGTGGCAGCCCGTCGGCACCGGCTCCGGTGAAGCTGCTCAACTCGACGGAGTAGGTGAGCTGCAGGTAGTCCCCTTCGCTGATGTGCGGTTCAATCGTGATCGACGTTCCCGCCTGCGCCTGTCCGCCGAAGCCGGTTCGCGACTGGTTGGCGGAGGTGTCGAGGATCTCGGCGAACGGCTCCTGGGCAACGCTCTGGAGCCGACCGCGTCCGTTGTCGTTCACAAGCAGCTTCGGAGCTGACACGAGGCGCGACCGCGTATTGGTCGCGAGGGCGCGAATCACGACGTCCGCAATGTTGGGGCTCAGCAGGGCGAACGTGCCGCCTTTTGCGGCGACCGGCGTCAGCATCCCGGTGATCGGGTCCAGCCCGCTGACTCCGAACGAACTGAACGTGATGACCTTGCTCCCGTCGAATCCGCCCACACGCGCGATGTCCACGCCGATGGTCGCTCCGTCGGTGGTGTCCAGCGTGACGATCGTCACCTCGACCTGCACCTGCGGCCGGCGCTGATCGAGACGACTGATCAGGTCGGCGTAAAGCTGCTGCACGTCCGGCGGCGCGATCACCACGATGCTGTTGGTATTGACGTCGGCGGCCACGCTGGCGTCGCGGCCGCGGAACG is part of the Humisphaera borealis genome and encodes:
- a CDS encoding phosphoribosylaminoimidazolesuccinocarboxamide synthase; the protein is MTAALLQSDLPFPVRRGKVRDVYDLGENLLIVATDRISAFDCIMPNGIPDKGRILTALSLFWFAMFKDIENHLIATEVADYPAALKPFADQLSGRSMLVKKASVIQIECVARGYLAGSGWKEYQKSQTVCGVSLPWGLRQCDQIPDPIFTPATKEESGHDINIDFAETVRRIGQPLADELRCRTLSIYTRAADYARGRGVIIADTKFEFGQMPDGRLILVDEILTPDSSRFWPADKYQSGRDQESFDKQFVRNWLEGQPWDKTPPAPALPEEVVAGTRAKYAEAYERLTGREW
- a CDS encoding alpha/beta hydrolase family protein produces the protein MQPRLLMIVVALLALPSLVAAADAPFPGKKSAWNGFDRYDFEVAGKPCLVVVPKEAAPGKPWVWHGEFFGHKPAPDIALLGKGYHIAYLKLSDMLGCPDAVKLMEAGHTELTTKYGLSQKPAMVGLSRGGLYVFNFAIANPQKVSCIYADAAVCDFRSWPGGKPRGLGAGKGSDRDWKLVLERYGFKSDAEAIAYKGNPVDNLKPLADAKVPLLHVFGDADDTVPWEENTKVIAERYEKLGGSITLIRKKGVNHHPHGLDDSTPIVEFIDKAAKSAK
- a CDS encoding tetratricopeptide repeat protein, coding for MTPNVPTRSHPSLAMTIALLALLLSSFVGGCAPESKPPAGDSISKAKADNEAAVLLIEKAKYTEAEPLLRSALASDPGFGQARNNLGLVYYHTGNLYQAAWEFEEAARLMPRRPEPHNNLGLVYERANQLIKAVDAYTEAYKLDPAGVEYLANLARARVRRGDTDVETRRLLQELIMKDARPQWNEWARSTLIRLNAVPPLDLTTKPS
- a CDS encoding type IV pilus biogenesis protein PilM, which encodes MSISHVILVPPEQPGDSPRQGDAWRIGQVVNGVAAWTTIAGADSDPMSLAAAVQKAGVAGKPLVLALPSSWCLAATFPVTGLPRGDHKAMLYRFEERLPIAAESVVADFIISPAGDMCLGVCTRTERVRPWVDALEAAGVTVRSIAPLALLIAAGISTANPAARTAVSASAPSRALVCTAGFGGGFEIIALQGRSPIGWFHGAGTPADITRRIDWLGAMLGTDLVIEQLGSDIPDSVLAEASVAVAKKHALSPAAAALAGAAMLGTSGAAAIDLRRDALAPADRFRAYRGGLRAVAAAAIVFLTAVAAAALVRSQQYLHAAETADAQKLTDVRSAFPAALGSATADEVRTLLAQERRSWSNSIAGGAVSMGTVDGTGTGKPKSASGSALRTLRDVIKLLPDNNDIRIDTTMFAETTFQLSGRARSYDDIEKLATAIRAGHPDVSVSQARRGTDGHWNFTLGGATTAATAAR
- a CDS encoding prepilin-type N-terminal cleavage/methylation domain-containing protein; the protein is MTRSRESIRCHTRRPAFTLIEVVVATVLSTVLLAALLAASASISRDRQRLAKLTASPSPADAQALVQLLRQDLTNARSLTTADNGQVVTMVGHGGLHKSTRAPAGRLSEITYRIRADRQASSGRTCLIREQRDLDDPARPPAWSELVAVGVTQLDVIAASPEVGVMPRQVRVRIVFPARVVEETLWLR
- a CDS encoding pilus assembly FimT family protein, giving the protein MPSRRPSNFRRPGFTLIEVAAVALLMAILAGAVAWSFSGPVASVRTADVLDRIKTFDGTARLAARNTGRPVTMQFDPYEGSMTRFDDRGQGEPFLAYRGVLPSGYRIERVRLPDSPATAGEGRTTVPCSIDGRTPTYAVCLSGGGKEHWLLFAGLTGQVTEVNDESAVDAIFETVRTGPRR
- the gspG gene encoding type II secretion system major pseudopilin GspG translates to MRSVEDSVQRHPRRRAFSLIEIMVVVVIIGLLAGVVTYAVTNHLDKAKVRKARADIANYAGAIDLYYGEKGQFPELRDGLKSLVPEYIKVLRSDPWGRPYVYVRPGRGGAYDVISLGADGREGGSGIDADLSNWDAETIAAKGK
- a CDS encoding type II secretion system F family protein; this encodes MPLFTYRATDGQSTAEQRGTVTADTPRQARDLLRGRGLMVRDLSSTSVVEPKVVDPAAEPLIRKQRFLTSGRDRHHVTAFVRELSTLLNVGVPLPEALETLATLHRGRFRSVLLQLRERVTSGTGLAAAMREQPRVFDEFCHAITAVGEDAGTLDASLETLADFRERSDQLRGRIGTALVYPSIVLSMAVLAALFLMTFVVPRILEPLLEQGQELPLPTRIVKGASDFLLAWWWLLLSVVAVSVIALTAFLRTERGRRTRDTVLLRLPVFGPLARKQAVVRVAIVLSTLLRSGVVFVQALRIARRTVGNAVLADALGRCEQAVSAGGDIADALAKTQAFPATVVQVFAVGQQTGRLEDVLDRLARAYDQQVSSSSQRLAAILEPVLIIVLAVIVLFIILATVLPILEAGNAIG
- a CDS encoding GspE/PulE family protein, producing the protein MSQSLLQFRNRISGLRPSSPDAKGTALPDRGGLPVLTAAAAAAGFDEVAVLRAASASLGVPFAPGLADRTALPAFVAEAPIAFARQHNLIAMQGKTPGDRPVLVIGDAGKLDLLDVVERFLGVGLDPMFAPPAAIASAINAAYERQTGQAQAMIDSLRKPAKATAAAQPKQESAAERDALIDEVRRLVSREDLLDNAARAPVIRLVNLLLFEAAQSGASDVHIQPYEQRLVIRTRIDGVLYDSFELPKGVQEEIVGRMKVIGRMNVAEKRLAQDGRATVSIGERSVDLRIASLPTSYGERVVIRLLDKSARLYELTDLGMDDKTLARFGRLISAEHGLSLVTGPTGSGKSTTLYSALRRINSTEKNVLTLEDPIEYQLEGISQTQVSDRKGMTFASGLRSVLRQDPDVIMVGEIRDRETASMAIQSALTGHLVFSTLHTNDAPSAVTRLMDLGIEPYLVASSLRAVLAQRLVRRICGGCAARAKPTAAGLRWLGVDASQTAGMRRGRGCDACRRTGYRGRFGMFELLVVDEPIRRLITTQADAGRIKDAAIAAGMRTLREDGVAKVLAGVTTIGEVERVTLEGEEIEGPRIA